In a genomic window of Pelecanus crispus isolate bPelCri1 chromosome 1, bPelCri1.pri, whole genome shotgun sequence:
- the LOC104037503 gene encoding granulocyte-macrophage colony-stimulating factor receptor subunit alpha yields the protein MVAPLALIFMTQWMLLITHLCVGWHCTGLELPDSPIRNLMLNQWNMELSWMSSRNFTEDWCSVTAGDFTKTIMTENMKCMFGNTVPPLHNGASFSVTAVNTNGKYSSICRYIPQGTTGSAIENFSCVIYNVSLMNCTWQAGRDAPEDTQYFLYWQNSRDDDQVECELYMKGENGRNVGCRFKNVRIEIEKAYFLVNGSSKDSLIEFYDEYIDLYKIEKLTPPSNITVNCDEMKNDCIIQWQRPQISHSNKDKCFKYEININYKDNAEGRTKYTSIQEGGSSHTFPRPNTRKKYLLKMRTAGSACFVSPAWGEWSAPVEFGNEEIISSSVWTLPVVAVTTLLVAIVTVLFCKRTGCWKTAFPQIPEPKNAFHGLHDTNPELMESKIQSITSENEEIILVADIVK from the exons atggtTGCTCCTCTTGCACTCATCTTCATGACCCAGTGGATGCTGCTGATCACCCACTTGTGCGTCGGCTGGCACTGCACAGGCT TGGAGCTGCCAGACTCACCTATTAGAAATTTGATGTTGAATCAGTGGAATATGGAACTGAGTTGGATGAGCAGCAGGAATTTCACTGAGGACTGGTGTTCAGTGACTGCAGGAGATTTTACCAAGACTATAATG ACAGAGAATATGAAATGCATGTTTGGAAATACAGTACCTCCTCTGCACAATGGGGCAAGCTTTTCTGTTACAGCAGTGAACACGAATGGCAAATATTCAAGCATATGCAGATATATTCCTCAAG GCACGACTGGGTCGGCCATTGAAAATTTCTCCTGTGTGATTTATAACGTTTCCCTCATGAACTGCActtggcaggcaggcagagatgcTCCAGAAGATACCCAATATTTTCTCTACTGGCAGAACTCGAG AGACGACGACCAGGTGGAATGTGAGCTTTACATGAAAGGTGAAAATGGCAGAAACGTGGGATGTAGATTCAAAAATGTGAGGATAGAGATTGAAAAAGCCTACTTCCTGGTGAACGGGTCTAGCAAAGACTCCCTGATCGAGTTCTATGATGAGTACATTGATCTGTATAAAATTG AAAAGCTCACGCCTCCATCAAATATCACTGTCAACTgtgatgaaatgaaaaatgattgCATAATTCAGTGGCAACGACCCCAAATAAGTCATTCTAACAAAGACAAgtgttttaaatatgaaatcAACATAAATTATAAG GATAATGCTGAGGGAAGAACCAAATATACTTCTATACAA gAAGGGGGGAGTAGTCACACATTTCCAAGACCCAATACAAGAAAGAAGTACCTCTTGAAAATGAGAACAGCTGGCAGTGCCTGCTTCGTGAGCCCAGCCTGGGGGGAGTGGAGTGCGCCTGTAGAGTTTG ggaatgaagaaattatttcttcttcagtatGGACTTTACCTGTGGTAGCAGTTACAACACTCTTAGTGGCAATTGTCACAGTTTTGTTCTGCAAAAG GACTGGCTGttggaaaacagcatttccaCAAATCCCAGAaccaaaaaatgcatttcatggACTGCATGATACAAATCCAGAG ctgaTGGAGAGCAAAATTCAGTCAATaacatctgaaaatgaagagaTAATATTAGTTGCTGACATAGTGAAATAA